CGGCTGGTGGCGGCGCTCGGGCCGCTCGGCTTCCAGGCGCTCTACTCAGTGATCGCGCTCGCGATCTTCGTGCCGCTGATCCGGCTCTACTTCGTGAACAAGCACGCGGGGCCGCCCTTGTGGCAGATCCCGCGCGGGCCCGCGCTCACCTGGACGGTGTATCTCGGCATGGCCGTGGCGTTCGTGCTGCTCGCGTCGAGCTTCCTGCAGCCGAGCCCCGCGGGCATGGCGCCCGCCAGCCTGACACCGCGCGGTGTACAGCGCATCACGCGCCACCCGCTGGTGATGTCGTTCGTGGTGTTCGCGGCGGTGCACCTGTTGCCCAACGGCTACGCCTCGGACGTGGCGTTCTTCGGCGGCTTCGTGGCCTTCGCGCTGCTGGGCGCCGCGCACCAGGACCGGCGCAAGATCGCGACCGGGCCGGAAGGCTACGCGGCCTTCGTGCGCGCCACGCCGTTCGTGCCCTTCACCGGCCGCGAGACGCTGCGCGGCCTGCGCGAGCTGGCGCCGCTGGCACTGGTCGCCGGCATCGGGGCGGCGCTCGTCGTGCGCTATTTCCACGCGAGCTGGTTCGGCGGCAATCCATGACCGATGGCGGTGATGAGGCTCAGCCCTCGGGCGCCCAGTAGTCGAAGTCGACCAGGTTCGCCTTCAGAAACTCGCGCAGGTTGTCCACCAGCTTCTTCTCGATCTGGCGCACGCGCTCGCGCGTGAGTCCGAAGTCGTCGCCGATCTCCTGCAGCGTGCGCGGCTCGTCGGCCAGGATGCGCTGGCGCAGGATCGCCGACTCACGCGGGTCGAGGTCGACCGCGAAGCGCTCGACCTGCTCGCGGAAGGCGCGCCGCATGTCCTGGTCGGCCACGGGGTCGGCCTCGCGCGCGTCTTCGCCCGCGACCGCCTCGCCGAAGGTGCCGCCGCCCGGGTCGTCGCGCCGCGCGGGCGCGTCCATCGACAGGTCGCCTTGCGCGAGCCGGTGCTGCAGGTCGACCACCTCGGGCTCGCGCACGCCGAGCTTCTCGGCGAGCAGGGCGGGAGTGACTTCGCGGCCTTCCTGCACGAGCTCGCGGCGCGCGCGCGAGAGCTGGAAGAACAGCTTGCGCTCGGCGCGGCTCGAGCCGACCCGCACCATGCGGATGTTGTCGATCAGATACTTCAGGATGTACGCGCGGATCCAATACGAGGCGTAGGACGAGAGCTTCACGCCGCGGTCGGGGTCGAAGCGCTTCACGCCCTGCAGGAGGCCGACGTTCCCTTCTTGGATCAGGTCGAGCAGGTTCGTCCACACGCGGCGATACTCGAGCGCGATCTTCACCACCAGGCGCAGGTTCGAGAGCACGAGCTTCTGCGCGGCCTCGGCGTCGTTCGCGCCGTGCACCTTGCGCGCGAGCTCGAGCTCCTCCTCGCGCGACAGGAGCGGGTACCTCGCGACCTCGGCGAAGTAGCGCTGGAGTGTGTCGCGCGGATAGGCGTCGAGCGACGGCGCGGGCGCCGGCACCGGGAGCCGCGTGTTCGCCGCAGGGCCGTCGGGCTCCGCTGCGGGAGCCGGCTCCGAAGTCCGGGGGGTCTCCGAAGCCGGGGGGTTCTTCGCCGCGCGCTTGCGCGTACGGGGCCGAGGCGGCTTGCTCACGCCTGCAAAAGTACCCCGCCGCGGGCGGTCTGTCGGGCGGGCGCCGGGCTTACTTTTTCTTCAGCGACATCACGTACTTGATGACGGACCAGCGGTCGGCCTCGGGGATCACCGCGCCCCAGGGGGCCATGAGCGGCGAGCCGCCCTTCGCCGCGGCGCCGCCGGTGACGACCTCGAAGTGCGCGCGCGGCGTGTCGCCGTACTTGAACTTGCCTTCCTGGAAGTTGCGCGGCGGCGGGTTCAGCGTCTTGCCGACCGGTCCGTCGCCCAGGCCCTGCGGACCGTGACAGGTCACGCAGTACTGCTGGAAGATCTGGGCACCCTTGGCCATGTCGGCCTTCGCCACTTCCGCGGAGCCGTCGTCCGCGGCGCGAGCCAGGCCGGCGAGCGCGAAGAGCACGAAGACGGACAAAGCGACGAAACGAGAGCGCATTTTCGATTCCCCTCGTGAAAAAGCGGCGCGGAGCTTACGGGCCGCGCCCCCCCGTGTCAAAGCAACCTTCTGCTGCGGTCTCAACCGCCGCTCTCACTTCCAGTTTCGCGCCAGGTCCACGAGCAGGCGCACGCCGAAGCCGGTCGCGCCCTTGGCGTAGTAGGGCGTCTCCTTGGTGGTCCACGCGGTGCCGGCGATGTCGAGGTGCGCCCAGGGGACTTCACCCACGAAGTGAGACAGGAACGCGGCCGCGGTCGACACGCCGGCGTTGCGCCCGCCCGTGTTCACGATGTCGCCGAACGTGCCCTTGATCGCGGCCTTGTGTTCGTCCCAGAGCGGGAGCGGCCAGGCGCGCTCATGAGTCGCCTCGCCCGCGTCGCGCACCTTCTCGGCCAGCTGCTCGTCGTTGCCCAGCACGGCGCAGCACACGTCGCCCAGCGCCACGAGACACGCGCCGGTGAGCGTGGCCAGGTCGATGATGGCGTCGGGCTCGAAGGTGGTGGCGTAGTGCAGCGCGTCGGAGAGCACGATGCGGCCCTCGGCGTCGGTGTTCAGCACCTCGATGGTCTTGCCGCGCGCGCTCGTGATCACGTCGCCCGGCACGTAGGCGTTGCCGTCGGGCATGTTCTGCGCGGCGGCGACCAGGCCCACCGCGTGCACGGGAAGCTTCAGGTCGGCGATCGCGCGCAGCGCGCCGATCACCGCGGCCGCGCCCGACATGTCGTGCTTCATCTCGTCCATGTTCGCGGCGGGCTTGATCGAGATACCGCCCGAGTCGAACGTGATGCCCTTGCCGACGAACACCAAGGTCGGCCTTCGGCGCGCGCCCTTCGCCGCCTTCTTCGGCGCGGCGCCGTACTCGAGCGCGATCAGGCGCGGCGGGTTGGCGCTGCCGCGTCCGACTGCGAGGATGCCGGCCATCTTCTCGCGCGCGAGCTCCTTCTCGCCGAACACGGTGACTTTCAGCCCGTGCGAGCGCGCGAGCTTGCGCGCCTCGGCGGCGAGATACTCGGGCGTGCAGGCGCCGCCCGGCTCGTTCGACAGGTCGCGCGCCAGGTTCGCGGACTCGGACACGAGCTTCCCGAAAGCGGCGCCGCGGCGCAGCGCGGTCACCTGGCGCGCGTCGGCGGCGAGCAGGGTGACCCGCGCGAGCTCGGTCGGCTTGTCGTTCCCGGTCTTGTACTTGTCGAAACGGTAGGCGCCCAGCACCAGCCCCTCGGCGAGCGCCTGCGCGGCGGCCTCGGGAGTGACTCGCCGCAGCGCCGGCACGGCGACCGACGCCGCCTCGGCCTTGGCGCGCGCCAGCGCCTTGGCGGCGCGCCCGCCGGCAGCGCGCAGGGCCTCGGCGCTGGCATGCTTCTCGTCGCCCAGACCGATCAGCACCACGCGCTTGGCTGCGATCCCCGCCACGGGCAGTGAGACGAGCTCGCCGGCCTTGCCCGTGAAGTCACCCGCCGCCCACACCCGCGCGCACAGGCCGCCGAGCGCCTCGTCGAACGCGCGCAGGGCGCGCGGCGGCGCGTCGGCCTTGGTGAGCGGAATCACGACCGCGTCGCCGGTGGCGGCGGCGAGGTCCTTGCGCGAGACGTCGAGCTCCATGCATCCCCCTTTGTGCAATGCGGCAGCGGCGCGCGACAGCGTAGCGCGGCCGGCGCGAACTTCCGTTGACGCTCCCCCCCGTTCTCACTAGCTTCCGTCGGCCCCGAGAGCTCCGTCCCTGAGCTCGCGTACTTCTCCCCTGGGGTCCGCCGAATGCTCGACTACATCCTGGGCTCCAGTCCGATCGTCTCTGCGGTGCTTTTGATCCTGATCCTCGCGTCGGTCTCGTCGTGGGCGATCATGATCATGAAGTTCCGTGAGTTCCGCGCCGCGGAGCGAGACACCGAAGACTTCGTCGAGGCCTACCTCGAGAGCCCGCTCGAGAACGCATACGAGGTGGCGCGCAAGCACCCGTCGAGCCCGCTCGCCACGGTGTTCCGCGCGGGCTACACGGAGCTCGCTCGGCTCGAGAAGCTGCAGGCCGGCAGCAACCGGGTCACTCGCGACCAGGTCGAGGGCGTGATCAGCCGCCTGGGCTGGATCCGCGGCGAAGAGGTGCACCGGCTCGAACGCGGGCTCTCCTTCCTGGCCACGATCGCGAGCTCGGGCCCGTTCGTGGGCCTGTTCGGCACCGTCGTGGGCATCATGAATTCGTTCCAGCAGATCGGCGCCATGCAGTCGGCCAGCCTGGCGGTGGTCGCGCCGGGCATCGCCGAGGCGCTGGTCGCCACCGCCTTCGGGCTCGCGGCCGCGATCCCGGCCGCGGTCGGATACAACTACACGAGCGCGCGCCTGAACCGGCTCGCGGCCCGGCTCGAGACCTTCGGCGCCGAGTTCGCCGAGGTCCTGCGCCGCACGGCGCACCGCGCGGCATGAACGTCGCCGACGGCCGCGGCGGGCGGCGGCAGCTGTCCGAGATCAACGTGACTCCGTTCGTCGACGTGATGCTCGTGCTGCTGATCATCTTCATGGTGACTGCGCCACTGATGGAGCAGGGCATCGACGTGAACCTGCCCAAGACCCAGTCCAAGGGCCTGCGCACCGACCAGCAGCCGCTGGTGGTCACCGTGAAGCGCGATGGCCAGATCTTCGTCCAAAGCTCGCAGGTGCCGATCGATCAGCTGGCCGGCAAGCTGCAGGCGATCTTCGAGACACGCGGCGACCACCTGGTCTACCTGCGCGCGGACGAGAAAGTGGCCTACGGAATCGTGGCGAAGACACTCGCGATCCTGCGCGGCGCCGGCGCGACCGGAATCGGCATGGTGACCGAGCCCGAGGCGTGAGCTCCTTCTACGTACCGGTCGAGAGCCTGCTGGAGAGCCGCGCCTTCCGGCGGCTGCTCGTGCTCTCGCTGGTCGGGCACGTGCTCGTGTTCGCGGCCCTGGTGCTGCGGCCCTCGCGTCACGGCGAGCGGATCGCCTCCGCGCCCGTGATGGTGCAGGTGGTCCAGATGCCCAAGACCGCGCTGCCCAAGCCCGCGCCGCCGGCCGCCAAGCCGCCGCCGCCCAAGCCCGAAGCCAAGCCGCCCGAGCCCCCGCCGCCGCCGCCGAAGCCGGTGGTGAAGGAGATCGTGATTCCCAAGGAGCCCGCGCCGCTGCCCGCAAAGCCCAAGCCGGCTCCGCCGGTCGAGACCAAGCCGAAGACCCCGCCGCCCAGCGCCGAGGAGCTCCTGGCCAAGATGACCGAACGGGTCGAGGCCCAGGAAGCCGCGAAGGCGCCGCCGGCGACCGAGCCGCAGCCCGATGCGCCCGCCGCCGCCGTGCCCTCGCCGGGCCGCTTCGACCCGGTGTACTCGCCCTGGATCGCCAAGGTGAAGTCGTGGATCAACGCCAACTGGACCGGTGCGAGCGTGTGCACCGCGCAGTCGCTCTTCGACGTCGACATCGGCCCGGACGGCAAAGTGACTCGCGTGGTGCTCACGCAGTCCTCCGGCGACCCGCACTGCGACGACACCGCCTACCGCGCGATCACCAAGTCGAGCCCGCTGCCGCCGCCGCCGCGCGCGGCGACCTACGAGCTCGGCATGGACCCGAAGGAAGTCGCACAGTGAGTCGCGTCGTCCTGGGCCTGGTGGCGGCGCTCGCCGTCGCGCGCCTGGCCCCCGCGCAGAAGATCCGCATCGACGTGAACGCGCCGCAGAAGCCGATTCCCGTGGCGGTGCAGCGCTTCGCGGGCACGGCGCCGCTGCCCGACGACTTCTACGGCCCGCTCGTGGCCGGCCTCGAGTACTCGAGCCTGATCGTGCACGTGAACCCCGAGGCCTTCCTCGAGTCACGCGACACCAAGGACGTCGAGTCCGCCGGCATCCCGTGCGACAGCTGGAAAGGCATCGGCGCCGAAGGCCTGGTGCAGGGCGAGGTGCGCGAGCAGCAGGGCAAGCTGCAGGTGCGCTACCGCGTCTGGGACACCATCCGGTGTCGGCCGCTGGGCGATCTGGCCTTCCGCGAGCGCGACAAGAACGAGCTGCCGATGCTCGCGCACCTGGTGGCCGACGACATCGTGGCGCGCTTCACCGGCCGGCGCGGCGTGTCGTCGACGCAGATCGCCTTCGTGTCGGACAACGGCCGCAAGAACAAAGAGATCTGGCTGATGAACGCCGACGGCACGAACAAGCTGCGGCTCACCAACAACGGCTCGATCAACCTGTTCCCCGGCTG
The nucleotide sequence above comes from Myxococcota bacterium. Encoded proteins:
- a CDS encoding RNA polymerase factor sigma-32 produces the protein MPAPAPSLDAYPRDTLQRYFAEVARYPLLSREEELELARKVHGANDAEAAQKLVLSNLRLVVKIALEYRRVWTNLLDLIQEGNVGLLQGVKRFDPDRGVKLSSYASYWIRAYILKYLIDNIRMVRVGSSRAERKLFFQLSRARRELVQEGREVTPALLAEKLGVREPEVVDLQHRLAQGDLSMDAPARRDDPGGGTFGEAVAGEDAREADPVADQDMRRAFREQVERFAVDLDPRESAILRQRILADEPRTLQEIGDDFGLTRERVRQIEKKLVDNLREFLKANLVDFDYWAPEG
- a CDS encoding MotA/TolQ/ExbB proton channel family protein; the encoded protein is MLDYILGSSPIVSAVLLILILASVSSWAIMIMKFREFRAAERDTEDFVEAYLESPLENAYEVARKHPSSPLATVFRAGYTELARLEKLQAGSNRVTRDQVEGVISRLGWIRGEEVHRLERGLSFLATIASSGPFVGLFGTVVGIMNSFQQIGAMQSASLAVVAPGIAEALVATAFGLAAAIPAAVGYNYTSARLNRLAARLETFGAEFAEVLRRTAHRAA
- a CDS encoding leucyl aminopeptidase, with protein sequence MELDVSRKDLAAATGDAVVIPLTKADAPPRALRAFDEALGGLCARVWAAGDFTGKAGELVSLPVAGIAAKRVVLIGLGDEKHASAEALRAAGGRAAKALARAKAEAASVAVPALRRVTPEAAAQALAEGLVLGAYRFDKYKTGNDKPTELARVTLLAADARQVTALRRGAAFGKLVSESANLARDLSNEPGGACTPEYLAAEARKLARSHGLKVTVFGEKELAREKMAGILAVGRGSANPPRLIALEYGAAPKKAAKGARRRPTLVFVGKGITFDSGGISIKPAANMDEMKHDMSGAAAVIGALRAIADLKLPVHAVGLVAAAQNMPDGNAYVPGDVITSARGKTIEVLNTDAEGRIVLSDALHYATTFEPDAIIDLATLTGACLVALGDVCCAVLGNDEQLAEKVRDAGEATHERAWPLPLWDEHKAAIKGTFGDIVNTGGRNAGVSTAAAFLSHFVGEVPWAHLDIAGTAWTTKETPYYAKGATGFGVRLLVDLARNWK
- a CDS encoding NnrU family protein, which translates into the protein MDPAPGILALWAAFTASHIGLSSARLRPRLVAALGPLGFQALYSVIALAIFVPLIRLYFVNKHAGPPLWQIPRGPALTWTVYLGMAVAFVLLASSFLQPSPAGMAPASLTPRGVQRITRHPLVMSFVVFAAVHLLPNGYASDVAFFGGFVAFALLGAAHQDRRKIATGPEGYAAFVRATPFVPFTGRETLRGLRELAPLALVAGIGAALVVRYFHASWFGGNP
- the tolR gene encoding protein TolR, with amino-acid sequence MNVADGRGGRRQLSEINVTPFVDVMLVLLIIFMVTAPLMEQGIDVNLPKTQSKGLRTDQQPLVVTVKRDGQIFVQSSQVPIDQLAGKLQAIFETRGDHLVYLRADEKVAYGIVAKTLAILRGAGATGIGMVTEPEA
- a CDS encoding TonB family protein, which gives rise to MSSFYVPVESLLESRAFRRLLVLSLVGHVLVFAALVLRPSRHGERIASAPVMVQVVQMPKTALPKPAPPAAKPPPPKPEAKPPEPPPPPPKPVVKEIVIPKEPAPLPAKPKPAPPVETKPKTPPPSAEELLAKMTERVEAQEAAKAPPATEPQPDAPAAAVPSPGRFDPVYSPWIAKVKSWINANWTGASVCTAQSLFDVDIGPDGKVTRVVLTQSSGDPHCDDTAYRAITKSSPLPPPPRAATYELGMDPKEVAQ
- a CDS encoding c-type cytochrome, giving the protein MRSRFVALSVFVLFALAGLARAADDGSAEVAKADMAKGAQIFQQYCVTCHGPQGLGDGPVGKTLNPPPRNFQEGKFKYGDTPRAHFEVVTGGAAAKGGSPLMAPWGAVIPEADRWSVIKYVMSLKKK